A portion of the Methanomassiliicoccus sp. genome contains these proteins:
- the eno gene encoding phosphopyruvate hydratase yields the protein MSSKITRVWAREVLDSRGNPTVEAEVEAGNVLVTAIAPSGASTGSHEALELRDGGKRYGGKGVANVVRGVRETIAPGLIGMDATDLRAVDHRLMELDGTPNKSKLGANATVAVSLAVARAGAEVLGQPLHEHLRAGSHVLPVPMMNILNGGKHAGTNLRIQEFMVAPVGAPTFAEALRIGVEVYHSLKKKLKDAYGVGAVNIGDEGGFAPPVDTTDQALDIIVKAIEGAGFIPGKDVYLAIDAAASEFYENGAYTVDGKRLSPEELVDFYADLKARYPLISLEDPVMEDDFPTMAKITARMGSTLQLVGDDLFVTNPERLRRGIEAKAGNALLLKVNQIGTVSEAMDAAELAQRSGYAVMVSHRSGESEDTSIADIAVALGCGQIKTGAPARGERTAKYNRLLRIEERLGARAKYAGRAAFGARD from the coding sequence ATGTCGTCCAAGATCACTCGCGTATGGGCCCGGGAGGTCCTTGATTCCAGAGGCAATCCGACGGTAGAGGCAGAGGTCGAGGCCGGTAATGTATTGGTGACCGCCATCGCTCCCTCCGGAGCGTCGACCGGTTCTCATGAGGCTCTCGAGCTAAGGGATGGAGGCAAGAGATACGGGGGCAAGGGCGTCGCCAACGTGGTTCGTGGAGTGCGGGAAACCATCGCCCCTGGCCTCATAGGCATGGACGCCACCGACCTTAGGGCAGTGGACCACCGCCTCATGGAACTGGACGGCACGCCAAATAAGTCTAAGCTCGGCGCCAATGCCACAGTGGCGGTTTCTCTGGCGGTCGCTCGGGCTGGTGCCGAGGTCCTCGGGCAGCCGTTGCATGAGCACCTCAGGGCTGGCAGCCACGTCCTCCCGGTGCCAATGATGAACATCCTCAACGGCGGAAAGCACGCTGGCACCAACCTGCGGATCCAGGAGTTCATGGTCGCGCCCGTCGGCGCCCCGACCTTTGCCGAGGCCCTGCGCATCGGGGTCGAGGTGTACCACTCCCTGAAGAAAAAGCTCAAGGACGCCTATGGGGTCGGCGCGGTTAACATAGGTGATGAGGGAGGTTTCGCTCCCCCCGTGGACACCACCGACCAGGCGCTCGACATCATCGTCAAGGCGATCGAGGGGGCTGGCTTCATTCCGGGCAAGGATGTCTACCTGGCCATAGACGCGGCGGCCTCGGAGTTCTACGAGAATGGCGCGTACACGGTGGACGGGAAGCGGCTGAGCCCCGAAGAACTCGTGGACTTCTACGCCGATCTCAAGGCCCGTTACCCGCTCATCAGCTTGGAGGATCCTGTCATGGAGGACGACTTCCCGACGATGGCCAAGATCACTGCGAGGATGGGCAGCACGCTCCAGCTGGTGGGGGACGACCTCTTCGTCACCAATCCCGAGAGGCTGCGCCGGGGCATCGAGGCCAAGGCCGGCAACGCTCTTCTGCTCAAGGTCAATCAGATCGGAACAGTGTCCGAGGCCATGGACGCCGCCGAGCTGGCTCAGCGTTCCGGGTACGCGGTCATGGTCAGCCATCGCTCTGGTGAGTCGGAGGACACCTCCATAGCCGATATCGCCGTGGCCCTGGGGTGCGGACAGATCAAGACCGGCGCCCCGGCCCGCGGGGAGCGCACGGCCAAGTACAATCGCCTGCTGAGGATTGAGGAGCGCCTGGGGGCCCGCGCCAAGTACGCTGGACGGGCTGCCTTTGGCGCCCGTGACTAG
- a CDS encoding DUF835 domain-containing protein: MFNQGYRFDVVSGPGGIGIKKVLIVDDNPAILDIVSELVSGAGFDPRTASGGKEALERVVTERPDLILLDINMPDMDGWTVLRKLKEEGVTNTTKVMMLTATTDVGTDIFGLQDVVSGYIRKPFNNKDLSDRLKSVLEDKPAPPAAPQPKEEPRLFAFLGKRKGEASEGKEKATKSAKKYELRPGLSYVVREQKAVKSFEIFTDQVTHNIQGLCITRQYPAVVRQEWQLEETPIIWLSNQLGKVYVNPANIGILGDTIIRFIEKSDDSVVMIDGIEFLIVNNGFDKVLKMIHRITEVVMEYRSRLIISVDPRALDVRELALMERNMEIIEGEVRPQVKVIR, translated from the coding sequence ATTTTTAACCAAGGTTATCGCTTTGACGTCGTTAGCGGTCCAGGAGGCATAGGCATCAAGAAGGTTCTGATCGTAGATGACAATCCGGCTATCCTGGACATAGTGTCGGAGCTGGTCTCGGGCGCCGGGTTCGACCCCCGCACCGCCTCCGGTGGAAAGGAGGCGCTGGAGAGGGTCGTCACCGAACGCCCTGATCTCATACTCCTGGACATCAACATGCCGGACATGGACGGGTGGACGGTCCTTCGCAAGCTCAAGGAGGAAGGCGTCACCAATACAACCAAGGTCATGATGCTCACCGCCACCACAGACGTAGGTACCGACATCTTCGGCCTTCAGGACGTGGTTTCCGGCTACATCCGCAAGCCGTTCAACAACAAGGACCTATCCGATCGACTGAAGTCGGTGCTGGAAGATAAGCCAGCGCCCCCGGCCGCTCCCCAGCCTAAAGAAGAGCCCCGCCTGTTCGCGTTCCTCGGGAAGAGGAAGGGCGAGGCCTCCGAGGGCAAGGAAAAAGCGACCAAGTCGGCCAAGAAGTATGAGCTCCGCCCCGGTTTGAGCTATGTGGTGAGGGAGCAGAAGGCGGTCAAGTCCTTCGAGATATTCACCGATCAGGTGACCCACAATATACAGGGGTTGTGCATCACCCGGCAGTATCCGGCAGTGGTGCGCCAGGAATGGCAGCTGGAGGAGACCCCGATTATCTGGCTGAGCAACCAACTGGGCAAGGTCTATGTAAATCCGGCCAACATCGGCATCCTGGGGGACACCATCATCCGCTTCATCGAGAAGTCCGACGACAGCGTGGTTATGATCGATGGCATCGAGTTCCTCATCGTCAACAATGGCTTTGACAAGGTCCTCAAGATGATCCACCGCATTACTGAGGTGGTCATGGAGTACCGGTCCCGCCTCATAATCTCGGTGGACCCACGGGCTCTGGACGTCAGGGAGCTGGCCCTGATGGAGCGCAACATGGAGATCATCGAGGGCGAGGTCCGGCCCCAGGTCAAGGTCATCCGGTAG
- a CDS encoding 50S ribosomal protein L40e translates to MARFKEADERLLNKKVCMKCDARNAPRATRCRKCGYEGLRQKAKESRKA, encoded by the coding sequence ATGGCACGTTTCAAGGAAGCTGATGAGAGGCTTCTTAACAAGAAGGTCTGCATGAAGTGCGACGCGCGCAATGCGCCGAGGGCCACGCGCTGCCGCAAGTGCGGGTACGAAGGCCTTCGCCAGAAGGCTAAGGAAAGCAGGAAGGCGTAA
- a CDS encoding replication factor C small subunit, which produces MNEIWIEKYRPKTLKEIVGQKDIVDRLESYVHAQNLPHLMFAGPAGTGKTTSAIALARELFGENWKGNFNELNASDERGIDVVRGKIKDFARTSPIGGAGFKIIFLDEADALTGDAQAALRRTMERYSKTCRFILSCNYSSKIIEPIQSRCAVFRFRPLRAEDVRNYLVHISALETISITDDALDALVHVSQGDMRKAVNSLQVAGSLGENITVDLVYHTTGTARPEEVRELLQTSISGDFIAARNQLDEIMISYGLSGEDIIKQIHRTIFDLDIPDYEKVRLIDRTGETEFRIVEGSNERIQLESLLAYMVLVGEHRGDSAD; this is translated from the coding sequence ATGAATGAGATATGGATCGAGAAGTACCGGCCGAAGACGTTGAAGGAGATCGTCGGGCAGAAGGACATAGTGGACCGCCTGGAGTCCTATGTTCATGCTCAGAACCTGCCCCACCTGATGTTCGCCGGTCCGGCCGGCACCGGGAAGACCACCTCCGCCATCGCCCTGGCCAGGGAGCTTTTCGGGGAGAACTGGAAGGGTAACTTCAATGAGCTGAACGCCTCGGACGAGCGAGGCATCGACGTGGTACGAGGCAAGATTAAGGATTTCGCGCGTACCTCGCCCATCGGTGGGGCTGGCTTCAAGATCATCTTCCTGGACGAGGCGGATGCCCTGACCGGGGACGCTCAGGCGGCGCTGAGGCGGACGATGGAGCGGTACAGCAAGACCTGCCGCTTCATCCTCTCCTGCAACTATTCTTCAAAAATCATCGAGCCCATCCAATCGAGGTGCGCGGTGTTTCGGTTCCGTCCCCTGAGGGCGGAAGACGTCCGCAACTATCTTGTGCACATCTCTGCACTGGAGACGATCAGCATCACCGACGACGCTTTGGATGCGCTGGTGCACGTGTCCCAGGGTGACATGCGCAAGGCCGTCAATTCTCTCCAGGTGGCCGGATCGCTGGGAGAGAACATCACGGTAGACCTGGTATACCACACCACGGGGACGGCGAGGCCGGAGGAGGTCCGCGAGCTGCTGCAGACCTCCATCTCGGGTGACTTCATCGCTGCCCGGAACCAGCTTGACGAGATCATGATATCCTACGGACTGTCGGGCGAGGACATCATCAAGCAGATCCACCGCACCATATTCGATCTCGATATTCCGGACTACGAGAAGGTGAGGCTGATCGATCGCACCGGGGAAACGGAGTTCCGCATCGTGGAAGGCTCCAATGAGCGCATCCAGCTGGAATCGCTTCTGGCCTACATGGTGCTGGTCGGGGAGCACCGCGGGGACAGTGCTGACTGA
- a CDS encoding DUF6677 family protein has protein sequence MFCPNCGKDSAVGAKFCESCGTVLPIDQAAQAANPQYAQTPPQQAPPYGQPQYGQPMYAPVPLKNAGLAAVLAFLWAGLGHIYLGLIGKGILYMVLMVVFWIIGILTIIGLIIPLVFWIWQIYDAYKLANQYNSAVQQTGRAPW, from the coding sequence ATGTTCTGTCCAAATTGTGGAAAGGATTCGGCGGTCGGCGCCAAGTTCTGCGAGAGCTGCGGAACGGTATTGCCGATCGACCAAGCAGCGCAGGCAGCAAACCCGCAGTACGCACAGACACCGCCCCAGCAGGCCCCGCCGTACGGCCAACCTCAGTATGGGCAGCCGATGTACGCGCCCGTTCCCTTGAAGAACGCAGGTCTGGCCGCCGTGCTGGCATTCCTGTGGGCAGGGCTGGGGCACATCTACCTGGGCCTCATCGGGAAGGGTATTCTGTACATGGTCCTCATGGTCGTGTTCTGGATCATCGGCATCCTAACAATCATCGGCCTCATCATTCCCTTGGTGTTCTGGATCTGGCAGATATACGATGCTTACAAGCTCGCTAACCAGTACAACTCCGCCGTCCAACAGACCGGCCGGGCTCCCTGGTAA
- a CDS encoding DUF6677 family protein produces MYCPNCGTELPENSSFCANCGTKLGAAGSAPVYPAPPYPGQPYGQPYGTNVPPQKNEIVSILLAFFIPGLGHIYLGRIMRGIVFLVSYFGLNALSIGIIWNAVGDMAASGDPNFMVGLSNDLLIVVSIIGLIAIIIWIVNLIDVYQQTKKYNEAIRRTGQAPW; encoded by the coding sequence ATGTATTGCCCTAATTGCGGGACCGAGCTGCCCGAAAACTCATCGTTCTGTGCCAATTGCGGAACGAAGCTCGGGGCGGCCGGTAGTGCTCCGGTCTACCCAGCCCCGCCGTACCCTGGCCAACCCTATGGTCAGCCGTACGGCACCAATGTGCCCCCACAGAAGAACGAGATCGTGTCGATACTCCTGGCCTTCTTCATACCAGGGCTCGGTCACATTTATCTGGGAAGGATCATGCGGGGGATCGTATTCTTGGTGAGCTACTTCGGACTGAACGCCCTGTCAATTGGGATCATCTGGAATGCTGTGGGCGACATGGCCGCTTCCGGTGACCCCAACTTCATGGTGGGCCTGAGCAACGACCTCCTTATCGTGGTCTCGATCATCGGCTTGATCGCCATTATCATCTGGATCGTGAACCTGATCGACGTCTACCAGCAGACCAAGAAGTACAACGAGGCAATCCGCCGTACCGGTCAAGCCCCGTGGTAG
- a CDS encoding MarC family protein, with the protein MPFLDPNELFYAATLLFFIFDPFASVPVFIAMTKGYNEEELVSCANRAVGVAAILFVIFVLIGAQLLGLFGITTDGFRVAGGLVLLLMSMEIIFGLSLIRSGDQNVAWVIIATPILTGPGVITTAIILTTQFDPITVLLAGSFSLIITWFLMRNAHRVTKLVGTQVIDIFSKVVGLLIAAMAVEYIFKGAVEWIAHNPAALIGLVPGLL; encoded by the coding sequence ATGCCCTTCCTCGATCCCAACGAGCTGTTCTACGCCGCCACGCTGCTGTTCTTCATCTTCGACCCTTTCGCTAGCGTGCCGGTGTTCATAGCGATGACCAAGGGATACAACGAAGAGGAGCTCGTGTCCTGCGCCAACCGCGCGGTCGGGGTGGCAGCGATCCTTTTCGTGATCTTCGTGCTCATCGGGGCGCAGCTCCTTGGTCTGTTCGGCATCACCACTGACGGGTTCCGGGTCGCTGGAGGCCTCGTCCTCCTCCTGATGTCCATGGAAATCATCTTCGGGCTGAGCCTCATTCGTTCTGGGGACCAGAACGTGGCGTGGGTCATCATCGCCACTCCCATTCTTACTGGGCCGGGTGTCATCACCACAGCCATCATACTCACTACCCAGTTCGACCCCATCACCGTCCTGCTGGCGGGCAGCTTCTCGCTGATCATCACCTGGTTCCTCATGCGCAACGCCCACCGCGTTACGAAGCTGGTGGGCACGCAGGTCATCGACATTTTCTCAAAGGTGGTCGGCCTGCTCATCGCTGCCATGGCCGTCGAGTACATCTTCAAGGGGGCGGTCGAGTGGATTGCTCATAATCCTGCTGCGCTGATCGGACTAGTACCCGGCCTGCTGTGA
- a CDS encoding TIGR00269 family protein, which yields MVQCSKCGRAAVTFIRYNGSHLCAAHFQEYVERRVKKELRDQIDLDRCKHIAVAVSGGKDSCVALHLVHDILSQRRDVTISAITVDEGIAGYRPEALDKVRKLTAELGVEHHVISFREQVGETMDTIAQRLGHRTPCAYCGVFRRQCMNLKAREIDAHALATGHNLDDVAQAVLMNFTRGDVERLARMGPHVKVQPGLVPRILPLRSIPEKEVYLYALLTGMDFADSTCPYWEAAMRNEYRDIIDGMEARSPGTKHSILASYEALRPLLQERYPQAALRLCQCGEPSPRGRCMACTMREELETRRSGARGSDDGDAERP from the coding sequence ATGGTCCAGTGCTCCAAGTGCGGGCGGGCCGCGGTGACCTTCATCCGGTACAACGGCAGCCATCTGTGCGCCGCCCATTTCCAGGAATATGTAGAAAGGAGGGTGAAGAAGGAGCTCCGGGACCAGATCGACCTAGATCGTTGCAAGCACATCGCGGTGGCGGTCTCGGGGGGAAAGGACAGCTGCGTCGCGTTGCATCTGGTACATGATATCTTATCCCAGCGCAGGGACGTTACCATTTCGGCGATCACCGTGGACGAGGGCATCGCCGGATACCGCCCGGAGGCCCTGGATAAGGTGAGAAAGCTGACCGCCGAACTGGGGGTCGAGCATCATGTCATCTCCTTCCGGGAGCAGGTCGGGGAGACCATGGATACCATCGCCCAGCGGCTGGGCCACCGCACCCCCTGCGCCTACTGCGGGGTGTTCCGCCGCCAGTGCATGAACCTCAAGGCCCGGGAGATAGATGCACACGCATTGGCCACCGGCCACAATCTAGACGACGTGGCCCAGGCGGTCCTCATGAACTTCACCCGGGGGGACGTCGAGCGGCTGGCCCGCATGGGGCCCCATGTCAAAGTGCAGCCTGGACTGGTTCCCCGCATCCTGCCCCTGCGTTCCATACCGGAGAAGGAGGTGTATCTGTACGCCCTTCTAACAGGAATGGACTTCGCCGACTCCACCTGCCCATACTGGGAGGCGGCGATGCGCAACGAGTATCGGGACATCATCGACGGGATGGAAGCAAGATCGCCGGGCACCAAGCACTCCATCCTCGCCAGCTATGAGGCGCTGCGCCCCCTTCTCCAGGAGAGATATCCGCAGGCCGCTCTCCGGCTGTGCCAGTGCGGGGAGCCTTCCCCCCGGGGGCGGTGCATGGCCTGCACCATGAGGGAGGAACTCGAAACCCGCCGATCCGGGGCTCGTGGCTCGGACGACGGGGACGCCGAACGACCTTGA
- a CDS encoding menaquinone biosynthesis decarboxylase, translated as MTYRDLHEFVDLLEAKGELHRVKSEVSAELEITEITDMMSKSPGGGKALLFERVRGSRFPVLTNAFGSERRMALALETDSLDALASRIAGLLEMPMPSTFMGKIGAVPEIMGLAKCLPKVKRSSHPPCQEVVLTGDEVDLGSIPVLKCWPQDGGRFVTLPVVFTKSVDGRRNAGMYRLQVYDRNTTGMHWHIHKDGSHNFSGYRREGRRMEVAVAIGTAPAITYAATAPMPQGLDEMLLAGFIRGAPVDLVKCRTVDLEVPATSEFVLEGYVDPEDRRIEGPFGDHTGYYSLKAEYPVFHVTAITHRRDAIYPATVVGRPPMEDCYLAKATERIFLPPLRVVVPEVVDQWMPWEGVFHNIVVVSVRKEYPLHARKVMSALWGSGQMSFAKMIAVVDEEISLKDVRKVFAHLLDTIDPWTDLQVTDGVLDVLDHSAPRPLFGGKLGVDATSRVEEEIPRGRGRYSPKLGESELLETLRELDPGFVSCRRVGMGRRNPLVLIGLRKGGRGTRHFLERLEACHELAGEGLMVLFDDIDLQDDSLCLWKFFNNVDPQRDIRITERTVYIDASRKGLADGHAREWPDEIEMSPEVRKAVRERSAELGISDLYKR; from the coding sequence ATGACCTACCGGGATTTGCATGAGTTCGTCGACCTCCTGGAAGCGAAGGGGGAGCTGCACAGGGTCAAGAGCGAGGTCTCCGCTGAGCTGGAGATCACGGAGATCACCGACATGATGTCCAAGAGCCCCGGAGGAGGGAAGGCGCTGCTGTTCGAGCGGGTCCGCGGCAGCCGGTTCCCCGTCCTCACCAACGCCTTCGGCAGCGAAAGGAGGATGGCGTTAGCTTTGGAGACAGACTCGCTTGACGCCCTGGCCTCGAGGATCGCGGGCCTGCTGGAGATGCCGATGCCCTCCACCTTCATGGGGAAGATAGGCGCCGTGCCGGAGATAATGGGGCTGGCCAAGTGCCTGCCTAAGGTCAAGAGATCCTCCCATCCTCCCTGCCAGGAGGTCGTGCTGACAGGCGACGAGGTGGACCTCGGCTCGATCCCGGTGCTCAAGTGCTGGCCTCAGGACGGGGGGCGCTTCGTGACCCTACCGGTGGTCTTCACCAAGAGCGTGGATGGGCGTAGGAATGCGGGCATGTACCGGCTACAGGTCTACGACCGCAACACCACCGGCATGCACTGGCACATCCATAAGGACGGGAGCCATAACTTCAGCGGGTACCGCCGGGAGGGCCGAAGGATGGAGGTGGCGGTGGCCATCGGGACCGCCCCGGCCATCACCTACGCCGCCACCGCTCCCATGCCCCAGGGTCTTGACGAGATGCTCTTGGCCGGGTTCATACGGGGTGCCCCGGTGGATCTGGTGAAGTGCAGGACCGTCGACCTGGAGGTTCCGGCGACCTCCGAGTTCGTTCTCGAAGGCTATGTCGATCCCGAAGATAGGAGGATCGAGGGGCCGTTCGGCGATCACACCGGCTATTACTCGCTAAAGGCCGAGTATCCCGTGTTCCACGTGACCGCCATCACCCACCGCCGGGACGCCATCTACCCGGCCACGGTGGTCGGCCGGCCACCCATGGAGGACTGTTACCTGGCGAAGGCGACGGAGCGTATCTTCCTGCCCCCCCTGCGGGTCGTGGTGCCCGAGGTGGTCGACCAGTGGATGCCCTGGGAAGGCGTGTTTCACAACATCGTCGTGGTGTCCGTCCGCAAGGAGTACCCGCTGCACGCCCGCAAGGTGATGAGCGCTCTCTGGGGCTCCGGACAGATGAGCTTCGCCAAGATGATTGCCGTGGTTGACGAGGAGATATCCTTGAAGGATGTGAGGAAGGTCTTCGCCCACCTGCTGGACACCATCGACCCGTGGACCGATCTCCAGGTGACGGATGGCGTTCTGGACGTCCTCGACCATTCCGCCCCCCGGCCTCTGTTCGGCGGGAAGCTGGGCGTCGACGCCACTTCCCGGGTGGAGGAGGAGATCCCTCGGGGACGCGGGCGGTACTCTCCGAAGCTCGGGGAGAGCGAGCTGTTGGAAACCCTCAGAGAACTGGACCCAGGCTTCGTCTCCTGCCGGCGGGTGGGAATGGGGCGTAGGAACCCCCTCGTGCTCATTGGCCTGCGCAAGGGCGGCCGAGGGACCCGGCACTTCCTTGAACGACTGGAGGCGTGCCATGAGCTGGCCGGGGAAGGGCTCATGGTGCTGTTCGATGACATCGACCTGCAGGACGACTCCCTGTGCCTGTGGAAGTTCTTCAACAACGTGGACCCTCAACGGGACATCCGGATCACGGAGAGAACGGTGTACATCGATGCCTCGAGAAAAGGGTTGGCCGATGGACACGCGAGGGAATGGCCGGACGAGATCGAGATGTCGCCGGAGGTACGAAAGGCGGTAAGGGAGCGTTCAGCCGAGCTGGGCATATCCGACCTCTACAAGCGCTAA
- a CDS encoding ubiquinone/menaquinone biosynthesis methyltransferase, protein MSSHRAGWRKVNGAKVMSEHANIKTGLDKRPARIGGMFDDITPTYDRLNLIMSASIDRRWRKRTLEELDIQSGNRVLDIATGTGDMALQAVSMRRCEIVGLDLSKNMLKTALVKWREKFDDDPYPVLQGDALHMPFRDGTFDRAMVAFGIRNMVDIGQFLREVHRVLRPGGRLAVVEMSVPRLPVVREVFLFYLTKVMPLVVRMQKGDASSYRYLCDSIITFPAPKVLESMMEAQGLHVLRSIELTLGACHIYVLEKGSA, encoded by the coding sequence ATGAGCTCGCATCGCGCCGGCTGGCGCAAGGTCAATGGAGCAAAGGTCATGAGCGAACATGCCAATATCAAAACGGGCCTCGATAAGAGGCCAGCCCGCATCGGAGGGATGTTCGATGACATCACCCCGACCTACGATCGCCTTAACCTCATAATGTCCGCATCCATCGACCGCCGGTGGAGGAAGCGGACCCTCGAGGAGTTGGACATCCAGAGTGGGAACAGGGTGCTGGACATCGCCACAGGGACAGGGGACATGGCTCTGCAGGCGGTGTCGATGCGGCGGTGCGAAATAGTAGGCCTGGATCTCTCCAAGAACATGCTCAAGACTGCCCTCGTCAAGTGGAGGGAGAAGTTCGATGACGATCCCTACCCGGTGCTCCAGGGTGATGCTCTGCACATGCCCTTTCGCGACGGGACGTTCGATCGGGCCATGGTCGCCTTCGGGATACGCAACATGGTGGACATCGGCCAGTTCCTTCGCGAGGTGCACCGCGTGCTCCGACCGGGCGGGCGCTTAGCGGTGGTGGAGATGTCGGTCCCCCGATTGCCCGTGGTGAGGGAGGTCTTCCTCTTCTACCTGACCAAGGTGATGCCCCTGGTGGTCAGGATGCAGAAGGGCGACGCCTCCTCGTACCGGTACCTTTGCGATTCGATAATCACCTTCCCGGCGCCCAAGGTACTGGAGAGCATGATGGAGGCTCAAGGCCTGCATGTACTCAGGTCCATAGAGCTGACGCTGGGCGCCTGTCACATCTATGTGCTGGAGAAGGGATCGGCATGA
- a CDS encoding UbiA-like polyprenyltransferase, which yields MNRHRLLGYAMSLAACLLIWKIASLVLNSVILPGPEQTMRAFWAALGTSLFWSHFIISTFRVLASIALAWVLAFPLGIMIGYNRKTDRLVSPLIFLTYPIPKMVFLPVIILLFGLGDLSKILLITLVVFFQILVATKEGVSGLDRKYIDSMRSMGASERDIIKDVVIPAALPSCFTALRIVTGTSISVLFFAESFAGSSGLGYMIMSAWNWGQYDQIYVGIVAMSLLGISIYEVFTYLERRCCRWTVAEEETPKGRLWEKIVTYAHMIKISHTVFALPFGLAALVVLSEDHAIGAETILWVIVAIVGARSAAMGFNRVIDASYDRKNPRTADRHIPSGALSVREATIFGILSAAVFVGAAAMLSPLCFLLSFPVLVILIGYSYTKRFTSASHLVLGISIGLMPLGASVAVSGTITPAIAVLSLALTTYIAGFDILYACQDIDFDRQAGLRSIPSRMGVTPALLISAGLHVVSLISLASLYWLLSLSLAYLFGVAVIAGLFVVEHLLVRPSDLSKINVAFFDVNSVISIMVFVAVALGAFLI from the coding sequence ATGAACCGGCACCGGCTCCTAGGCTACGCGATGTCCCTGGCCGCCTGCCTGCTGATATGGAAGATCGCCTCGCTCGTACTGAACTCAGTCATACTCCCGGGCCCCGAGCAGACCATGAGGGCCTTCTGGGCGGCCCTGGGCACGAGCCTGTTCTGGTCCCACTTCATCATCAGCACCTTCCGGGTGCTGGCGAGCATCGCGCTGGCCTGGGTCCTGGCGTTCCCCCTGGGGATCATGATCGGTTACAACCGGAAAACAGACCGCCTGGTAAGCCCGCTCATCTTTCTCACCTATCCCATACCCAAGATGGTGTTCCTGCCCGTCATCATCCTGTTGTTCGGGCTCGGCGATCTGTCGAAGATCTTGCTCATCACCCTGGTGGTCTTCTTCCAGATCCTGGTGGCGACCAAGGAAGGAGTAAGCGGGCTGGACCGCAAATACATCGATTCCATGCGCTCCATGGGGGCGTCGGAGAGGGACATCATCAAGGACGTGGTCATTCCCGCAGCCTTACCCAGCTGCTTCACCGCCCTGCGCATCGTTACCGGAACCTCGATCTCGGTGCTATTCTTCGCCGAGTCCTTCGCTGGCTCCTCCGGTCTGGGCTACATGATCATGAGCGCCTGGAACTGGGGGCAGTACGACCAGATCTACGTGGGGATCGTGGCCATGAGCCTTCTGGGCATCTCCATCTATGAGGTCTTCACCTACCTAGAGCGCAGATGCTGCCGTTGGACGGTGGCCGAAGAGGAAACGCCGAAGGGGCGGCTGTGGGAGAAGATTGTAACCTACGCTCACATGATCAAGATCAGTCATACAGTGTTCGCTCTGCCCTTTGGTCTGGCCGCCTTGGTCGTCCTGAGCGAGGACCACGCCATCGGAGCGGAGACGATCCTATGGGTCATCGTGGCGATCGTCGGCGCCCGTTCCGCGGCGATGGGCTTCAACCGCGTCATCGACGCCAGCTATGATCGCAAGAATCCCAGGACAGCGGACCGGCACATCCCGTCCGGAGCCCTTTCGGTCCGGGAGGCCACAATTTTCGGCATCCTATCTGCAGCGGTGTTCGTGGGAGCGGCGGCCATGCTGTCGCCCCTGTGCTTCCTGCTCTCCTTTCCCGTGTTAGTCATCCTCATCGGGTATTCCTACACCAAGCGATTCACTTCTGCCAGCCACCTGGTGCTGGGCATCTCCATCGGGCTGATGCCGCTGGGGGCCAGCGTTGCGGTGAGCGGGACAATCACTCCGGCTATCGCCGTGCTTAGCCTGGCCTTGACCACTTACATCGCCGGCTTTGACATCCTGTACGCCTGCCAGGACATCGACTTCGACCGCCAGGCAGGACTGAGGTCCATACCGTCGCGCATGGGGGTCACCCCCGCGCTTCTGATATCGGCCGGTCTGCATGTCGTGAGCCTCATCAGCCTGGCATCGCTATACTGGTTGCTGTCGCTCAGTCTCGCCTACCTGTTCGGCGTGGCCGTCATCGCAGGCCTCTTCGTGGTCGAGCACCTGTTGGTCAGGCCTTCTGACCTCTCCAAAATAAATGTGGCGTTCTTCGACGTGAACAGTGTGATATCGATCATGGTGTTCGTCGCCGTGGCCCTGGGGGCCTTCCTGATATGA